Proteins co-encoded in one Dyella japonica A8 genomic window:
- a CDS encoding phospholipase D-like domain-containing protein has protein sequence MSRPAAPFHARLLAEQALSRAAGAPLLAGNHVELLIDAAAHFEAWLAAIRGAKERVLLENYIIRNDAVGRAFRDALVECARRGVFVAVVYDWLGCKGQSRDSFWAPLRIAGGQVRAFNPPQLGQPFGWISRDHRKLLVVDGAQGFLSGVCISEKWLGDPAKGIAPWRDTGVALQGPAVIELEQAFAESWASIGTPLPPLAPAPANIPAGKVALRVIATQPATAGMYRLDQLIAAMARKTLWLTDAYFVGVAPYVQALAAAARDGVDVRLLVPGSSDIPMVAGMSRSGYRPLLKAGIRVFEWNGSMLHAKTAVADGLWARVGSSNLNIASWLSNREIDVAVEDAGFAGQLAEQYERDLRGATEIVLTPSRWRRHADHVRSSQERTPRAGPMGGSSGRAAAGALRIANTVGAALTDRRVLGDTTTGPLLAGVLALLVLAAVAIFWPAVIGWPLGVVAMWFALNFGIRAWRLRQRFRQLTVEQEDET, from the coding sequence ATGAGTCGACCCGCCGCACCCTTCCATGCCCGCCTGCTTGCCGAACAGGCGTTGAGCCGCGCCGCAGGCGCGCCGTTGCTGGCCGGCAATCACGTTGAGTTGCTGATCGACGCCGCCGCCCATTTCGAAGCATGGCTGGCCGCGATCCGTGGCGCGAAGGAACGCGTGCTGCTGGAGAACTACATCATCCGCAACGACGCCGTGGGCCGCGCCTTCCGCGACGCCCTGGTCGAATGCGCGCGGCGCGGCGTGTTCGTAGCGGTGGTCTACGACTGGCTTGGCTGCAAGGGCCAGTCGCGGGACAGCTTCTGGGCACCGTTGCGCATTGCCGGCGGACAGGTGCGCGCGTTCAATCCCCCGCAACTGGGGCAACCGTTTGGCTGGATCAGCCGCGATCACCGCAAGCTGCTGGTGGTTGATGGCGCGCAAGGTTTCCTGTCCGGCGTGTGCATCAGCGAAAAATGGCTGGGCGACCCGGCCAAGGGCATAGCGCCCTGGCGAGACACCGGCGTCGCCCTGCAGGGCCCTGCGGTGATCGAACTGGAGCAGGCCTTTGCCGAGAGCTGGGCAAGCATCGGCACGCCGCTGCCGCCCCTGGCACCCGCCCCCGCGAACATCCCTGCCGGCAAGGTGGCGCTTCGCGTTATCGCAACCCAGCCCGCCACGGCCGGCATGTACCGCCTCGACCAGTTGATCGCCGCCATGGCGCGCAAGACGCTGTGGCTGACGGACGCGTACTTCGTCGGCGTCGCCCCATACGTGCAGGCACTGGCCGCCGCCGCGCGCGATGGCGTGGACGTGCGCCTGCTGGTGCCGGGCAGCAGCGATATCCCCATGGTGGCCGGCATGTCGCGCTCGGGCTATCGCCCCCTGCTGAAGGCAGGCATCCGCGTGTTCGAATGGAATGGCTCCATGCTGCACGCCAAGACCGCCGTGGCCGATGGCCTGTGGGCGCGGGTGGGCTCATCCAACCTCAATATCGCCAGTTGGCTGAGCAACCGCGAGATCGACGTGGCCGTGGAAGACGCCGGCTTCGCCGGACAACTTGCCGAGCAATACGAGCGCGACCTGCGGGGCGCCACCGAGATCGTGCTCACCCCCAGCCGCTGGCGCCGCCATGCGGATCACGTGCGAAGCAGCCAGGAACGAACACCCCGCGCCGGCCCCATGGGCGGCAGCTCAGGACGCGCGGCAGCCGGTGCCCTGCGCATCGCTAATACGGTGGGGGCAGCGTTGACGGATCGCCGGGTACTGGGAGACACCACCACCGGACCGCTGTTGGCCGGTGTACTCGCGCTGCTCGTGCTTGCGGCCGTGGCCATCTTCTGGCCCGCCGTCATAGGCTGGCCGCTGGGCGTGGTGGCCATGTGGTTCGCGCTGAACTTCGGGATTCGGGCCTGGCGGCTGCGCCAGCGGTTCAGACAGCTCACCGTCGAACAGGAAGACGAAACCTGA
- the xseA gene encoding exodeoxyribonuclease VII large subunit, protein MRSPDDYSSDQVGPPSRQILTPSSLNRLVRDLLEDALPLIWIEGELSNVARPASGHIYFTLKDASAQVRCAMFRPKSTWLKFRPADGMHVLVRARVGLYEPRGEFQLVAEHMEPAGEGALQREFEQLKARLDAEGLFDPARKRPLPRYARRIGVITSPTGAAIRDVLSVMSRRWPLVDVEVLPVPVQGREAPPAIVQMLRKASTSGRYDALLLTRGGGSLEDLWAFNDEQVARAIHASAVPVVSAVGHEIDFSIADFVADLRAPTPSAAAELLVPDAHALHRHLGQLQQRLVTLEQRRLQARIQRVDHLFARLQAQRPQARLARDRERLTHLHRRLLGVQREQTQLRRNRLERVHAQLLAQHPRLRLTLLQRRSAELMQRLRHAIERKLEREQLNLRQSGRALHAINPLATLERGYAILFDKDGKVLRSAAGVDAGTPLRARLADGELPLMVTKKDT, encoded by the coding sequence ATGCGCTCGCCAGACGATTACAGCTCCGACCAGGTCGGCCCGCCGTCCCGCCAGATCCTCACCCCCAGCTCGCTCAACCGGCTGGTGCGGGATCTGCTGGAAGACGCGCTGCCGCTGATCTGGATCGAAGGCGAGCTGTCCAACGTCGCCCGCCCCGCGTCGGGACACATCTATTTCACCCTGAAGGACGCCAGCGCCCAGGTGCGTTGCGCCATGTTCCGCCCCAAGAGCACGTGGCTGAAATTCCGTCCGGCCGACGGCATGCACGTGCTGGTGCGGGCGCGTGTCGGGCTCTACGAGCCACGCGGCGAATTCCAGCTGGTCGCGGAACATATGGAGCCGGCCGGCGAAGGCGCGCTGCAGCGCGAGTTCGAGCAGCTCAAGGCGCGGCTGGATGCCGAAGGCCTGTTCGACCCCGCCCGCAAGCGGCCCCTGCCCCGCTACGCGCGCCGGATCGGCGTGATCACCTCGCCCACCGGCGCCGCCATCCGCGACGTGCTCAGCGTGATGTCGCGACGCTGGCCACTGGTCGACGTGGAGGTGCTGCCTGTCCCCGTGCAGGGACGCGAGGCACCACCCGCCATCGTGCAGATGTTGCGCAAGGCTTCAACCAGCGGACGCTACGACGCCTTGCTGCTGACGCGTGGCGGAGGGTCACTGGAAGACCTGTGGGCCTTCAACGACGAACAGGTGGCACGCGCCATCCATGCCAGCGCGGTGCCGGTGGTGTCGGCCGTGGGCCATGAGATCGACTTCAGCATCGCCGACTTCGTGGCCGACCTGCGCGCACCCACGCCGTCGGCCGCCGCCGAGCTGCTGGTACCGGACGCCCATGCACTGCATCGCCATCTCGGCCAACTGCAGCAGCGGCTCGTCACGTTGGAACAACGACGGCTACAGGCACGCATCCAGCGCGTCGACCACCTTTTCGCGCGCCTGCAGGCTCAGCGGCCGCAGGCACGTCTGGCGCGCGATCGCGAGCGCCTGACCCACCTGCATCGCCGCCTGCTGGGCGTGCAGCGCGAACAGACGCAGCTCCGCCGGAACCGACTGGAGCGTGTGCATGCACAACTCCTCGCCCAGCACCCAAGACTGCGCCTGACGCTGCTGCAACGCCGCTCGGCTGAATTGATGCAGCGCCTGCGTCACGCCATCGAGCGCAAGCTCGAACGCGAGCAGCTCAACCTTCGGCAGTCCGGCCGCGCGTTGCACGCCATCAACCCGCTGGCCACGCTGGAGCGCGGCTATGCCATCCTGTTCGACAAGGACGGCAAGGTTTTGCGCTCTGCGGCAGGTGTGGACGCAGGCACCCCATTGCGGGCGCGGCTGGCGGATGGCGAGTTGCCGCTGATGGTGACGAAGAAAGACACGTAG
- a CDS encoding acetolactate synthase large subunit: MKAAQLFVKALEAEGVHSIFGVPGEENLDFVEALRESSIRLIVTRHEQAAGFMAATWGRLTGEAGVALSTLGPGATNLVTAAAYAQLGAMPMLMITGQKPIREHKQGLFQLVDVVDMMQPLTKYTRQIVSAATIPARVREAFRRAEEERPGAVHLELPEDIARDSVDEAILLPTGYARRPAPDEAALVQAAEAISRAKHPILMIGAAANRQRTTVALRDFVDKLGIPFFTTQMGKGVIDEDHPLWLGNAALSDGDFVHRAIDAADVIINAGHDVVEKPPFFMRKGRRTVIHINFSSAEVDAVYFPQIEVVGDIAHTIERLTDALQPQEHWNFSFFNRVRDAFHKQLEEHSRDDRFPMHPVRVVDDTRRYMPDDGVLCLDNGMYKIWYARYYRARQPNTVLLDNALATMGAGLPSAMAAKMVYPERKVLAICGDGGFMMNAQELETAVRLKLDLVILLLRDDAYGMIRWKQGEMGYPDYGMVFGNPDFVAFAEAHGAHGHRPGSADEFLPTLERAFNAGGVHLIDLVIDYSDNHRILNQDIPRLSAAV, translated from the coding sequence ATGAAGGCAGCGCAGTTGTTCGTGAAGGCACTGGAAGCCGAAGGCGTGCACAGCATCTTTGGCGTACCGGGCGAAGAGAACCTGGACTTCGTCGAAGCGTTGCGCGAATCCTCCATCCGCCTCATCGTCACCCGCCACGAGCAGGCGGCCGGCTTCATGGCAGCCACGTGGGGACGACTGACGGGCGAGGCTGGCGTGGCCCTGTCCACGCTGGGTCCGGGCGCCACGAACCTGGTGACGGCTGCCGCCTATGCCCAGCTCGGCGCCATGCCCATGCTGATGATCACCGGCCAGAAGCCGATCCGCGAGCACAAGCAGGGCCTGTTCCAGCTGGTCGACGTGGTCGACATGATGCAGCCGCTGACCAAGTACACGCGGCAGATCGTGTCTGCCGCGACCATCCCGGCGCGTGTGCGCGAGGCGTTCCGCCGCGCTGAAGAGGAGCGCCCGGGTGCCGTGCACCTGGAGCTTCCCGAAGACATCGCCCGAGACTCGGTCGACGAGGCCATCCTGCTGCCCACGGGATACGCCCGCCGCCCCGCGCCGGACGAGGCGGCCTTGGTGCAGGCCGCCGAAGCGATCAGCCGCGCCAAGCACCCGATCCTGATGATCGGCGCTGCCGCGAACCGACAGCGCACCACCGTCGCCCTGCGCGATTTCGTCGACAAGCTCGGCATCCCCTTCTTCACCACGCAGATGGGCAAGGGCGTGATCGACGAAGACCACCCGCTGTGGCTGGGCAACGCGGCGCTCTCGGATGGCGACTTCGTGCATCGCGCCATCGATGCCGCCGACGTGATCATCAATGCGGGCCACGACGTGGTGGAGAAACCGCCATTCTTCATGCGCAAGGGACGCCGTACCGTCATCCACATCAACTTTTCCAGCGCCGAGGTGGATGCGGTGTACTTCCCGCAGATCGAGGTGGTCGGCGACATCGCCCACACCATCGAGCGCCTTACCGATGCCCTGCAGCCGCAGGAGCACTGGAACTTCAGCTTCTTCAACCGCGTGCGCGACGCCTTCCACAAGCAGCTGGAGGAGCACTCGCGCGACGACCGTTTCCCCATGCACCCGGTGCGGGTGGTGGACGACACGCGCCGCTACATGCCTGACGACGGCGTGCTGTGCCTGGACAACGGCATGTACAAAATCTGGTACGCGCGCTACTACCGCGCCCGCCAGCCGAACACCGTATTGTTGGACAACGCGCTCGCCACCATGGGTGCCGGCCTGCCCTCGGCGATGGCCGCGAAGATGGTCTATCCGGAGCGCAAGGTGCTCGCCATCTGCGGCGACGGTGGCTTCATGATGAACGCGCAGGAGTTGGAAACCGCCGTGCGCCTGAAGCTGGACCTGGTGATCCTGCTGCTGCGCGACGACGCCTACGGCATGATCCGCTGGAAACAGGGCGAGATGGGCTACCCCGATTACGGCATGGTGTTCGGCAACCCGGACTTCGTCGCCTTCGCCGAGGCGCATGGCGCGCATGGGCATCGCCCCGGCAGCGCCGACGAATTCCTGCCGACCCTGGAGCGCGCATTCAACGCGGGCGGCGTGCACCTGATCGACCTGGTCATCGACTACTCGGACAATCACCGCATTCTCAACCAAGACATTCCGCGGCTCAGCGCAGCCGTCTGA
- a CDS encoding aldehyde dehydrogenase family protein → MLAKSYPYYLANQPQTSKEMMDVLDKYSGKVATRVAVPDAKAVEKAIAAAVKATVPMREFKPWARQAVLAHCVQRFKERREELAYALCVEAGKPIKDSDGEVTRLIETFFIAADEAVRINGETINLDLAKRLDGYHGYTKRVPLGPVSFITPFNFPLNLVAHKVAPAIAAGCPFVLKPAERTPIGALIIGEVLAETDLPKGAFSVLNLDGKHAGPLVEDPRFKLLSFTGSQIGWDLKARAGHKKVTLELGGNAACIIDADQGPHLDHVIDRLVFGAFYQSGQSCISVQRIYAHESLYEELKKRLVAAVKKLKAGDPKKKDTFLGPMIDEAAAERLHGWIEEARKAGGKVLCGGKRNGAMLEATLMENVPTSAKAHRQEAFGPFALLSPFRTFDEVVDMVNDSDYGLQAGIFTDSLSNAMRAWNELDQGGVIVNDIPSFRVDNMPYGGVKLSGIGREGVRWAIEDMTELRLMVMRER, encoded by the coding sequence ATGCTTGCCAAGAGTTACCCGTATTACCTCGCCAACCAGCCGCAGACATCCAAGGAGATGATGGACGTGCTGGACAAGTACAGCGGCAAGGTGGCCACCCGGGTCGCCGTACCCGATGCCAAGGCTGTCGAGAAGGCGATTGCCGCCGCCGTGAAGGCAACCGTTCCCATGCGCGAATTCAAGCCCTGGGCACGACAGGCCGTGCTGGCGCATTGCGTGCAGCGTTTCAAGGAGCGCCGCGAAGAGCTGGCCTATGCGCTTTGCGTGGAAGCGGGCAAGCCGATCAAGGATTCCGACGGCGAGGTCACGCGCCTGATCGAAACCTTTTTCATCGCGGCGGACGAAGCCGTGCGCATCAACGGCGAAACGATCAACCTGGACCTCGCCAAGCGGCTCGATGGCTACCACGGCTACACCAAGCGGGTACCGCTGGGCCCGGTGTCGTTCATCACGCCGTTCAATTTCCCGCTGAACCTGGTGGCGCACAAGGTGGCGCCTGCCATCGCGGCAGGCTGCCCCTTCGTACTGAAGCCGGCGGAGCGCACGCCCATCGGCGCGCTCATCATCGGCGAAGTGCTGGCGGAGACGGATCTACCCAAAGGCGCGTTCTCCGTCCTCAATCTCGACGGCAAGCATGCCGGTCCGCTGGTGGAAGATCCCCGCTTCAAGCTGCTCTCCTTCACCGGCAGCCAGATCGGCTGGGATCTGAAAGCGCGCGCCGGCCACAAGAAGGTGACGCTGGAACTCGGCGGTAACGCGGCCTGCATCATCGATGCGGACCAGGGGCCGCATCTGGACCACGTCATCGACCGGCTGGTGTTCGGCGCGTTCTACCAGTCCGGCCAGAGCTGCATCAGCGTGCAGCGCATCTATGCGCACGAGTCGCTGTATGAAGAACTGAAAAAGCGCCTCGTCGCCGCCGTGAAGAAGCTCAAGGCAGGCGACCCGAAGAAGAAGGACACCTTCCTCGGCCCGATGATCGACGAAGCCGCCGCCGAGCGGCTGCACGGTTGGATCGAGGAAGCGCGCAAGGCCGGCGGCAAGGTGTTGTGCGGCGGCAAGCGCAACGGCGCCATGCTCGAAGCCACGCTGATGGAAAACGTACCCACCAGCGCCAAGGCCCATCGACAGGAAGCCTTCGGCCCGTTCGCCCTGCTCTCGCCGTTCCGCACCTTCGACGAGGTCGTGGACATGGTCAACGACTCCGACTACGGCCTGCAGGCCGGCATCTTCACCGACAGCCTGTCCAACGCCATGCGTGCGTGGAACGAACTCGATCAGGGCGGCGTCATCGTCAATGACATACCAAGCTTCCGTGTCGACAACATGCCCTATGGCGGCGTGAAGTTGTCCGGCATCGGCCGCGAAGGCGTGCGCTGGGCCATCGAAGACATGACGGAGCTGCGTCTCATGGTGATGCGCGAGCGCTGA
- a CDS encoding inorganic phosphate transporter, whose amino-acid sequence MQTEAAVVSASAPSRQGSGRFFAVIFGVILLIGAGYAGMHLVQDLSTVHVRSLAPFILLGVALLIALGFEFVNGFHDTANAVATVIYTNSMPPNMAVIWSGAFNFLGVLMSSGAVAFTVVSLLPVELILQVGGQAGFAMVFALLIAAILWNLGTWYFGLPNSSSHTLIGSIIGVGLANQLISTHSGASGVNWDAAMGVFRGLVFSPIAGFLLAGLLMLLLKQLVKIPALYRAPEGKTPPPWPIRALLVLTCTGVSFSHGSNDGQKGMGLIMLILIGTVPTAYALNGAVSGGQVKTFHQVSVDAQRVLGGLAGNVTFDGDPRAAITSAVQQRAAQPSTASALALLIGQIDHEVGNRPSLKSVPPEQMGNVRNDIYLANSAIPLVLAQPGLGKDQTATLTSWRGLGTQAIQFIPPWVKVAVALALGLGTMVGWKRIVVTVGEKIGKEHLTYAQGASAELVAMGLIQAADMYHLPVSTTHVLTSGVAGTMAANGSGLQWATVRNLLMAWVLTLPASILLAGGLYVVLRQVF is encoded by the coding sequence ATGCAGACCGAAGCCGCCGTCGTCTCCGCCAGTGCGCCATCGCGCCAGGGTTCCGGTCGGTTCTTCGCCGTGATATTCGGCGTGATTCTGCTGATCGGTGCAGGCTATGCCGGCATGCACCTGGTGCAGGATCTCTCCACGGTCCATGTGCGATCGCTCGCGCCCTTCATCCTGCTGGGCGTGGCGCTGCTCATCGCACTGGGCTTTGAGTTCGTCAATGGCTTCCATGACACCGCCAACGCGGTGGCCACGGTGATCTACACCAACTCCATGCCGCCCAACATGGCGGTGATCTGGTCAGGCGCGTTCAATTTCCTTGGCGTGCTGATGTCCTCAGGCGCCGTGGCTTTCACGGTGGTGTCGCTGCTGCCGGTGGAGCTGATCCTGCAAGTGGGTGGGCAAGCCGGTTTTGCGATGGTGTTCGCGCTGCTGATCGCGGCCATTCTGTGGAACCTGGGCACCTGGTATTTCGGGCTGCCGAACTCCTCGTCGCACACGCTGATCGGTTCGATCATCGGCGTCGGCCTGGCCAACCAGCTTATTTCCACGCACAGCGGCGCCAGTGGCGTGAACTGGGATGCCGCCATGGGCGTATTCAGGGGCCTGGTCTTCTCGCCCATCGCCGGCTTCCTGCTCGCCGGCCTGCTCATGCTGCTGCTCAAGCAACTGGTGAAGATTCCCGCGCTGTACCGCGCGCCGGAGGGCAAGACACCGCCACCGTGGCCCATCCGCGCGCTGCTGGTGCTCACGTGCACCGGCGTGAGCTTCAGCCATGGCTCCAACGACGGCCAGAAAGGCATGGGCCTGATCATGCTGATCCTGATCGGCACCGTGCCCACGGCCTATGCCCTGAACGGTGCGGTATCCGGCGGGCAGGTAAAAACCTTTCACCAGGTATCGGTGGACGCGCAGCGCGTGCTCGGTGGCCTCGCCGGTAACGTGACGTTTGACGGCGACCCGCGTGCCGCCATCACCAGCGCCGTGCAACAGCGCGCCGCGCAGCCCTCCACGGCCTCCGCACTGGCCTTGCTGATCGGGCAGATCGACCACGAAGTGGGCAATCGTCCGTCGCTCAAGTCCGTGCCGCCGGAACAGATGGGCAACGTGCGCAACGACATCTACCTCGCCAACTCCGCCATTCCCCTGGTGCTGGCCCAGCCGGGGCTCGGCAAGGACCAGACCGCCACGCTGACTAGTTGGCGCGGCCTCGGCACGCAGGCCATCCAGTTCATTCCGCCGTGGGTGAAGGTGGCCGTGGCCCTGGCCCTGGGGCTGGGCACGATGGTGGGCTGGAAGCGCATCGTGGTGACGGTGGGAGAAAAGATCGGCAAGGAGCACCTGACCTACGCGCAGGGCGCCTCGGCCGAACTGGTGGCGATGGGGCTGATCCAGGCCGCCGACATGTACCACCTGCCGGTCAGCACCACCCATGTGCTCACCTCGGGCGTGGCCGGCACCATGGCCGCCAACGGTTCCGGCCTGCAATGGGCGACCGTGCGCAACCTGCTGATGGCCTGGGTGCTCACCCTGCCCGCATCGATCCTGCTCGCCGGCGGCCTGTACGTTGTCCTCCGGCAGGTCTTCTGA
- a CDS encoding TraB/GumN family protein: MHSKIVPWLGALLLTTSAWAQHAPAPAGTAPPPPAPAGAVQLQTVTVRGEQPGPALWEVRRGDHVLWIVGTLSPLPKHAEWQWTKLEQALSRSTELLEAPSARLKMPPSLFSRLALQPSAKLNPGGGTLQRLLSPDMYERWLALRHQYLGDDDALQFMRPIIVAQRLYEKALAANDLTNDIDVAGMVEKLAHHHGVRVIGVRYELVVTHAPPAKTSDQDQQQGIACLDETMRLVEHDMPKLTERANAWATGDMKTLQGLMPQKSYEPCIVSSINGDFEHQLNIPDLPQRIESAWMEAADAALVRNRHTVAILSMDQLLSSDGYLAKLKERGYVVRAPEDVQP; this comes from the coding sequence ATGCACTCGAAGATTGTCCCGTGGCTCGGCGCACTGCTGCTGACCACCTCCGCCTGGGCGCAGCACGCACCCGCGCCCGCCGGCACGGCACCCCCACCGCCGGCGCCAGCGGGTGCCGTCCAGCTGCAGACCGTCACCGTGCGAGGCGAACAGCCGGGGCCGGCCTTGTGGGAGGTGCGCCGTGGCGACCACGTGCTGTGGATCGTCGGCACGCTGTCGCCCCTGCCCAAACACGCCGAATGGCAATGGACCAAGCTGGAGCAGGCGCTGTCCCGCTCCACGGAACTGCTGGAAGCACCCTCCGCCCGCCTGAAGATGCCGCCCAGCCTCTTCTCGCGCCTGGCCCTGCAACCGTCCGCCAAGCTCAACCCGGGCGGCGGCACGCTGCAGCGCCTGCTGTCGCCGGACATGTACGAGCGCTGGCTTGCGCTGCGCCACCAGTACCTTGGCGACGACGATGCGCTGCAGTTCATGCGCCCGATCATCGTGGCCCAGCGGCTCTACGAAAAGGCATTGGCCGCGAACGACCTGACCAATGACATCGACGTCGCCGGCATGGTGGAGAAGCTGGCCCACCACCACGGCGTGCGCGTGATCGGCGTGCGCTACGAATTGGTGGTGACCCACGCCCCGCCCGCCAAAACCTCCGACCAGGATCAGCAACAGGGCATCGCCTGCCTCGACGAAACCATGCGACTGGTCGAGCACGACATGCCCAAGCTGACCGAGCGCGCGAACGCCTGGGCCACCGGCGACATGAAGACGCTGCAGGGGCTGATGCCGCAGAAAAGCTACGAGCCGTGCATTGTCTCGTCGATCAATGGCGACTTCGAGCACCAGCTCAACATCCCCGACCTTCCGCAACGCATCGAGTCCGCGTGGATGGAAGCCGCCGATGCCGCACTTGTGCGCAACCGGCACACGGTGGCGATACTGTCGATGGACCAGTTACTGTCCTCCGACGGTTATCTCGCCAAGCTCAAGGAGCGCGGCTATGTCGTGCGCGCGCCGGAAGACGTGCAGCCCTGA